One window of Alteriqipengyuania lutimaris genomic DNA carries:
- a CDS encoding Lrp/AsnC family transcriptional regulator, with protein MRNIDAADARLLEAVQADAHLTAEQLGAACGLSPTAALKRLKRLRADGIIEREAAIVSPRPLGYNIMALVMVTLDREDRGVIDRFKQDIRNTPQVTNGYYITGDADFILTVVARDMDEYDEFTRDFFYDRHPIKTFKTCVVMSVVKTNGPLPVHKDA; from the coding sequence ATGAGGAATATCGACGCGGCAGACGCCCGCCTGCTCGAGGCGGTGCAGGCCGATGCGCACCTGACGGCCGAACAGCTCGGCGCCGCCTGCGGACTGTCTCCCACCGCCGCGCTCAAGCGATTGAAACGGCTGCGTGCGGACGGCATCATAGAGCGCGAGGCGGCGATCGTTTCGCCGCGCCCGCTGGGCTACAACATCATGGCGCTGGTGATGGTGACGCTCGATCGCGAGGATCGCGGCGTGATCGACCGGTTCAAGCAGGACATCCGCAACACGCCCCAGGTCACCAACGGCTATTACATCACCGGCGATGCGGATTTCATCCTGACCGTCGTGGCGCGCGATATGGACGAGTACGACGAATTTACTCGTGACTTCTTCTACGACCGCCATCCGATCAAGACGTTCAAGACCTGCGTGGTGATGAGCGTGGTGAAGACCAACGGGCCGCTCCCCGTGCACAAAGATGCGTAA
- a CDS encoding TonB-dependent receptor domain-containing protein: MRRISIAIALAGTSLIATAAAAQSADPAPQADADDDTLELRDDDAPEQGNVIMVLGSRIPRSQEEGPAPVTVISSEDILRQGYGDVPELLRSVTQNNGETQSTQSYGANTFTPGAKQVDLRGLGPNHTLVLVNGRRVADFPMPYGGNSNVADISNIPIGLIERVEILSGAASAIYGSDAISGVVNFQLKQEPDGTRIDAQVGLTEDGGGESWRITGSTGFRSGPFHALIGAQYSAQRPLWGYEREIQDSTADNSTTEDPLAYRNFVRYDSGGYYIDPGASTCADLGFTNQGTTFYASRDGYGFDVDNGYAATDGYFCGSNEAIAYGQILSDRDQISLYGSAGYELSSTTDLFLDAQFGYSDLELFNGFKTWFYVAPDGNEEGLFYNPQYLDPIDTYWLDQLDGWSRTFTPEEIGGFENGMIQNESYTFNITPGIRGQMGLAGRQWDYELYFNHASYSSRMAWPEIVIDKANDLFLGQPIDDPDNITGYQRFDADPTRLFTALTPAEYASIQEYTVYEPKSWVNNIQANITTTSLFELPAGPVGFAVVAEAGKAGYEINPDPKALTQYYVGIQDSDGEGDREHWGIGAEMRVPVFSFLSLTGAGRYDGYNYAGNNFGEFTYNAGAELRPTDTILVRGAIGTGFRAPDLHYVYRGPGTVNGGGADYYNCRLEQTDPTLADCVNTRYEGFIQQRSGNRELLPETAQSVTAGIVWAPGRIFDISVDYFRIRMENQVLNLDTNSLLIDEANCRLGTDINGGTIDTSSPTCVDALERVQRYESGASAGELQRISVVPINVARERVEGIDVALNSRFGMGRAGDVAIGASYTYVFDHKIQQYPGDPTLDKYVPLNGYEIPRDKGKAYLTWSLPRFSTTITGIRIGEMTNWNWDDKIDESYWFNLSAQYDVTERIRLSGTVNNLFDRDPVEDPSHASYPYYNGSWFDAVGRRYYLQLTYKFGGEAL; the protein is encoded by the coding sequence ATGCGCCGAATCTCAATTGCCATCGCGCTGGCAGGCACCAGCCTGATCGCAACCGCCGCCGCCGCCCAGAGTGCGGATCCGGCGCCGCAGGCGGACGCGGACGACGATACGCTCGAACTGCGCGACGACGACGCGCCCGAGCAAGGCAATGTCATCATGGTTCTGGGCTCGCGCATTCCGCGCTCGCAAGAGGAAGGGCCCGCGCCGGTCACGGTCATCAGCTCGGAAGACATCCTCAGGCAGGGCTATGGAGACGTCCCCGAACTGCTGCGCTCGGTCACCCAGAACAACGGCGAGACGCAGAGCACGCAAAGCTACGGCGCGAACACCTTCACGCCCGGCGCCAAGCAAGTGGACCTTCGCGGGCTCGGCCCCAACCATACGCTGGTGCTGGTCAACGGCCGCCGCGTCGCCGATTTTCCCATGCCCTATGGCGGGAACAGCAACGTCGCCGACATCTCCAACATCCCCATCGGCCTGATCGAGCGGGTCGAAATCCTTAGCGGCGCGGCTTCCGCGATCTACGGATCGGACGCGATTTCGGGTGTGGTCAATTTCCAGCTCAAGCAGGAACCGGACGGCACGCGAATCGATGCGCAGGTTGGCCTGACCGAGGATGGTGGCGGGGAATCGTGGCGCATCACCGGGTCGACCGGCTTCCGGTCGGGGCCCTTCCACGCGCTGATCGGCGCGCAGTACAGCGCGCAGCGCCCGCTATGGGGCTACGAGCGCGAAATTCAGGATTCGACCGCCGACAATTCGACGACGGAGGATCCGCTCGCCTACCGCAACTTCGTGCGATACGATTCGGGCGGCTACTACATCGATCCGGGCGCCTCGACCTGCGCCGATCTGGGCTTCACCAACCAGGGCACCACCTTCTACGCGTCGCGCGATGGATACGGCTTCGACGTCGACAACGGCTATGCCGCGACCGACGGCTATTTCTGCGGCAGCAACGAAGCGATCGCCTATGGCCAGATCCTGTCGGACCGCGACCAGATCAGTCTCTATGGCTCGGCGGGCTATGAACTGAGCTCCACCACCGATCTCTTCCTCGACGCGCAGTTCGGCTATTCGGATCTCGAACTCTTCAACGGCTTCAAGACCTGGTTCTACGTCGCGCCCGACGGGAACGAGGAGGGGCTGTTCTACAACCCGCAATATCTCGATCCGATCGACACCTACTGGCTCGATCAGCTCGACGGGTGGAGCCGGACGTTCACCCCCGAGGAGATCGGCGGATTCGAGAACGGGATGATCCAGAACGAATCCTACACGTTCAACATCACGCCCGGCATTCGCGGGCAGATGGGCCTCGCCGGGCGGCAGTGGGATTACGAGCTCTATTTCAACCATGCCAGCTACAGCTCGCGCATGGCGTGGCCCGAAATCGTGATCGACAAGGCGAACGACCTGTTCCTCGGCCAGCCGATCGACGATCCGGACAACATCACCGGCTACCAGCGCTTCGATGCCGACCCGACGCGCCTGTTCACCGCACTGACCCCGGCCGAATATGCGAGCATCCAGGAATACACGGTCTACGAGCCCAAATCGTGGGTGAACAATATCCAGGCGAACATCACCACGACCAGCCTGTTTGAGCTGCCGGCCGGGCCGGTCGGGTTCGCCGTGGTCGCCGAAGCCGGCAAGGCGGGGTACGAGATCAACCCCGATCCCAAGGCGCTGACGCAATACTACGTCGGCATCCAGGATTCGGACGGCGAGGGCGATCGCGAACATTGGGGCATCGGCGCGGAAATGCGCGTGCCGGTATTCTCTTTCCTCAGCCTGACCGGCGCGGGCCGTTACGACGGATACAATTACGCGGGCAACAATTTCGGCGAGTTCACCTATAATGCGGGCGCCGAATTGCGGCCCACCGACACGATCCTCGTGCGCGGAGCGATCGGTACGGGCTTCCGCGCACCCGACCTGCACTACGTCTATCGCGGCCCAGGCACGGTCAACGGCGGCGGCGCGGACTATTACAACTGCCGCCTCGAACAGACCGACCCCACGCTCGCCGATTGCGTCAATACCCGTTACGAGGGCTTCATCCAGCAGCGCAGCGGCAACCGCGAATTGCTGCCCGAAACCGCGCAGTCGGTCACTGCGGGGATCGTCTGGGCACCGGGCCGGATCTTCGACATCTCGGTCGACTATTTCCGCATCCGGATGGAAAACCAGGTCCTCAACCTCGACACCAACAGCCTGCTGATCGACGAGGCGAATTGCCGCCTCGGCACCGATATCAACGGCGGCACGATCGACACGAGCTCACCCACCTGCGTCGACGCGCTCGAGCGAGTCCAGCGCTATGAGTCGGGCGCGTCGGCTGGCGAACTGCAAAGGATCAGCGTCGTGCCGATCAACGTGGCGCGCGAGCGGGTGGAGGGGATCGACGTCGCGCTCAACAGCCGTTTCGGCATGGGGCGCGCGGGCGATGTCGCGATCGGCGCCAGCTACACCTACGTCTTCGACCACAAGATACAGCAGTATCCGGGCGATCCGACGCTGGACAAATACGTGCCCCTCAACGGCTACGAAATCCCACGCGACAAGGGCAAGGCGTACCTCACGTGGAGCCTTCCGCGATTCTCGACCACGATCACCGGCATCCGCATCGGCGAGATGACCAACTGGAACTGGGACGACAAGATCGACGAAAGCTATTGGTTCAACCTGTCGGCCCAGTATGATGTCACTGAGCGGATCCGCCTGTCTGGCACGGTCAACAACCTGTTCGATCGCGACCCGGTCGAGGACCCGAGCCACGCGAGCTATCCCTATTACAACGGATCGTGGTTCGATGCGGTCGGGCGCCGCTACTACCTTCAGCTGACCTACAAGTTCGGCGGGGAGGCGCTCTGA
- a CDS encoding C69 family dipeptidase, which translates to MPLFVRAFSIAIAGLALVATTAAQASYAYYVGKDLTEDGSVMVGGTGEEVSSHWLEIVPAKDHPTDATITVGVTADAVIPGELIAIPQAAHTFRYMQMAYTDFEGFPPPLTNGGVNEHQVAVRDVWAPSRQELVDMTPRPQRGVQYSDLARIVMERARTAREGVEIIGDLIAAHGFATYGGNTHLIADPDEGWVVWEFAGGQGLWVAERLGTDEVRVLYPGGIGEIPTELAGNPDYLASDNFISFAIAQGWYDPVSGEPFNVQHVYGDQSIRDFRDPGIKLMSPAAMEAATRAMAPVSEADLMERVRDPRVVDDDSGYGQVVGLRSDLADPDLIRVWNAPTGSVAAPFNVWWMGIEKVPMEYAQHRYLTKDSAATFLDPDYQMQEATRFAGRTFKRVMYYACSAPDRLLPPVTDMLTGFERETRGDLEWVERTARAMIASGDREAARALLTHYAETRAIAALDMGDTMAGALDAYTRLVTDRIAPEGKRINTLDPTVNCLADGDPDIAE; encoded by the coding sequence GTGCCTCTCTTCGTCCGCGCCTTCTCCATCGCAATTGCCGGCCTTGCGCTGGTCGCAACGACCGCCGCGCAGGCGAGCTATGCCTATTACGTCGGCAAGGACCTGACCGAAGACGGCAGCGTGATGGTCGGCGGGACGGGCGAGGAGGTGTCGAGCCACTGGCTCGAGATCGTGCCCGCGAAGGACCACCCGACCGATGCGACGATCACCGTCGGGGTGACGGCGGACGCGGTGATCCCGGGCGAACTGATCGCGATCCCGCAGGCGGCGCATACCTTCCGCTACATGCAGATGGCCTATACCGATTTCGAAGGTTTTCCGCCGCCGCTGACCAATGGCGGCGTCAACGAGCACCAGGTTGCCGTCCGCGACGTCTGGGCGCCGAGCCGGCAGGAACTGGTCGACATGACCCCCCGCCCGCAGCGCGGGGTGCAATATTCCGACCTCGCCCGCATCGTGATGGAACGTGCCCGCACCGCGCGTGAGGGCGTCGAGATCATCGGCGATCTGATCGCGGCGCACGGCTTCGCGACCTATGGCGGCAACACCCACCTGATCGCCGACCCCGACGAAGGATGGGTCGTGTGGGAGTTCGCGGGCGGGCAGGGCCTGTGGGTGGCCGAACGTCTCGGGACCGACGAGGTGCGCGTGCTCTACCCCGGCGGGATCGGCGAGATACCGACCGAGCTTGCGGGCAATCCCGATTACCTTGCGTCGGACAATTTCATCTCCTTCGCGATCGCACAGGGCTGGTACGATCCGGTTTCGGGCGAGCCGTTCAACGTCCAGCACGTCTATGGCGACCAGAGCATCCGCGATTTTCGCGATCCGGGCATCAAGCTGATGTCGCCCGCAGCGATGGAGGCGGCGACGCGCGCGATGGCGCCGGTCAGCGAGGCCGATCTGATGGAACGGGTGCGCGATCCGCGCGTGGTCGATGACGACAGCGGTTACGGGCAGGTCGTCGGCCTGCGCTCGGACCTCGCAGACCCCGACCTTATCCGCGTCTGGAACGCTCCGACAGGTTCGGTCGCCGCGCCGTTCAACGTGTGGTGGATGGGCATCGAGAAGGTGCCGATGGAATATGCGCAGCATCGCTATCTGACCAAGGACTCGGCGGCGACCTTCCTCGATCCCGATTACCAGATGCAGGAGGCGACCCGCTTTGCCGGGCGCACCTTCAAGCGGGTGATGTATTATGCATGTTCGGCCCCGGACCGCCTGCTGCCGCCGGTGACCGACATGCTGACGGGTTTCGAGCGCGAGACGCGCGGCGATCTGGAATGGGTGGAGCGGACCGCGCGGGCGATGATTGCCAGTGGCGACCGAGAGGCGGCGCGTGCGCTCCTGACGCACTATGCCGAAACCCGCGCCATTGCCGCGCTCGACATGGGCGACACCATGGCCGGCGCGCTCGACGCCTATACGCGGCTCGTGACCGACCGGATCGCGCCGGAGGGCAAGCGGATCAACACGCTCGACCCGACGGTCAACTGCCTTGCCGATGGCGACCCGGATATCGCCGAGTAA
- a CDS encoding copper resistance protein B: MMRAALLAGGMLFAAPLAAQDHSAHGMDADAQPEMDHCAMGHLPPEKCPPKDDAEPTAAMDDTMAGMSHGSHGGMADKSAPGAAPEDALPPRALEGPEHAADAIWGSGAMAPARRQLAREHGGISTGMILVERLEARIATDGGEDGYVWDAQGWYGGDINRFVLKTEGEGEIGGALEDAEIQALYSRAIGPFFDLQAGARFDPEPDSLTHLVVGVAGLAPYMFHVEGALFLSDRGDLTARIEGEYDQKITQRLILQPRIEAEFAAQDIPEREIGAGVTKIEPGLRLRYEIVPEFAPYIGVEYEAKLGETADIARAGGEDPDGLKALIGLRAWF, from the coding sequence ATGATGCGCGCCGCACTGCTGGCGGGCGGCATGCTCTTCGCCGCCCCGCTCGCCGCACAGGATCATTCGGCGCACGGAATGGACGCCGACGCGCAGCCGGAAATGGACCACTGCGCGATGGGCCACCTCCCGCCCGAAAAATGCCCGCCGAAGGACGACGCGGAGCCTACCGCGGCAATGGACGACACGATGGCCGGGATGAGCCACGGCTCGCATGGTGGCATGGCCGACAAGTCCGCTCCGGGCGCAGCGCCCGAGGATGCCCTCCCGCCGCGCGCGCTCGAAGGGCCGGAACATGCCGCCGATGCGATCTGGGGCAGCGGGGCGATGGCGCCCGCGCGTCGCCAGCTCGCGCGCGAGCATGGCGGGATTAGCACGGGCATGATCCTCGTCGAACGGCTCGAGGCGCGGATCGCGACCGACGGCGGTGAGGACGGCTACGTGTGGGATGCGCAAGGCTGGTATGGCGGCGACATCAACCGCTTCGTGCTCAAGACCGAAGGCGAAGGCGAGATTGGCGGCGCGCTGGAAGATGCCGAAATCCAGGCGCTCTACAGCCGCGCGATCGGCCCCTTCTTCGATCTGCAGGCGGGTGCGCGGTTCGATCCCGAACCCGACAGCCTCACGCATCTGGTGGTCGGCGTGGCCGGCCTCGCGCCCTACATGTTCCATGTCGAAGGGGCGCTGTTCCTGTCCGACCGGGGCGACCTGACCGCGCGGATCGAGGGCGAATACGACCAGAAGATCACGCAGCGGCTCATCCTCCAGCCCCGCATCGAGGCCGAATTCGCCGCGCAGGACATTCCCGAGCGCGAGATCGGCGCAGGCGTCACCAAGATCGAGCCGGGCCTGCGCCTGCGCTACGAGATCGTGCCCGAATTCGCGCCCTATATCGGCGTCGAATACGAGGCGAAGCTGGGCGAGACGGCGGACATCGCGCGCGCTGGCGGCGAAGACCCCGACGGCCTCAAGGCCCTGATCGGCCTGCGCGCCTGGTTCTGA
- a CDS encoding copper resistance system multicopper oxidase, whose amino-acid sequence MPPISRRNLIRSTAALAAASALPMPAWARGASLTHAKNGFGEVAGEDIELAIRNHHFSTGGRSGHAVAVNGTVPGPLIRLREGQNVRLHVTNHLEEDSSIHWHGLLVPFQFDGVPGVSFPGIRPGERFTYEFPIRQSGTYWWHSHSGLQEQAGHYGPIVVESADPDPRYDRDYVVLLSEFTPMHPHEIMRKLKVGEHYFQRQMLTATEGEMPGEMRRMWGEMRMNPRDISDVTGSTYTFLINGHGPADDLQLAFNPGERLRLRVINGSAMTFFNVRLPGVPMTVIAADGQDVDPVEVEEFQIGVAETYDVVVTPPDGSHAIVAEAVDRSGMGVASLTSHKGHRATPPALREIPTLSMVDMGMMDHSGMAGMEGPKAMSGGMDHSMRDKSLVPDDVKVGPGVDMIAPMPMDRMHFPGLGLDNVSHRVLRYTDLKAKRMNPHREVDREMEIHLTGNMERYMWSFDGRKFTAVTDDPIRFGYDERVRVKLVNQTMMAHPIHLHGHFFELVNGADHMHQPLKHTVVVQPGGTATFDLTANEPGDWAFHCHLLYHMHAGMMQVVTVRPFPAGGGA is encoded by the coding sequence ATGCCCCCCATCTCCCGCCGCAACCTTATCCGCAGCACCGCCGCACTCGCCGCAGCCAGCGCCCTGCCCATGCCCGCCTGGGCGCGCGGCGCGTCGCTCACCCATGCCAAAAACGGTTTCGGCGAAGTCGCGGGCGAGGATATCGAGCTCGCCATTCGCAACCACCATTTCAGCACCGGCGGCCGTTCGGGCCACGCGGTAGCGGTCAATGGCACCGTGCCCGGGCCGCTCATCCGCCTGCGCGAAGGCCAGAACGTGCGGCTGCACGTCACCAACCATCTGGAGGAGGACAGCTCGATCCACTGGCACGGCCTGCTCGTGCCGTTCCAGTTCGACGGCGTGCCCGGCGTCAGCTTCCCGGGCATTCGCCCGGGCGAGCGCTTCACCTACGAATTCCCGATCCGCCAGAGCGGCACCTACTGGTGGCACTCGCACTCGGGCCTGCAGGAACAGGCGGGGCACTACGGGCCGATCGTGGTCGAAAGCGCCGACCCTGATCCGCGCTACGACCGCGATTACGTCGTGCTGCTGAGCGAGTTCACGCCGATGCATCCGCACGAGATCATGCGGAAGCTCAAGGTGGGCGAGCACTATTTCCAGCGCCAGATGCTGACCGCGACCGAAGGCGAGATGCCCGGCGAAATGCGGCGTATGTGGGGCGAGATGCGGATGAACCCGCGCGACATCTCGGACGTTACCGGCAGCACCTACACCTTCCTCATCAACGGCCACGGGCCTGCCGACGATCTGCAACTCGCGTTCAATCCGGGCGAGCGCCTGCGCCTGCGCGTCATCAACGGATCGGCGATGACCTTCTTCAACGTGCGCCTCCCGGGCGTGCCGATGACCGTCATCGCGGCCGACGGGCAGGACGTGGACCCGGTAGAGGTTGAGGAATTCCAGATCGGTGTTGCCGAGACCTACGACGTCGTCGTGACCCCGCCCGATGGCAGCCACGCGATCGTCGCCGAGGCGGTGGACCGCAGCGGCATGGGCGTGGCCAGCCTCACCTCGCACAAGGGCCACCGTGCGACCCCGCCCGCGTTGCGCGAAATTCCGACGCTGTCGATGGTCGATATGGGCATGATGGACCATTCGGGCATGGCCGGGATGGAGGGCCCAAAAGCCATGAGCGGCGGGATGGACCACTCGATGCGCGACAAGTCCCTCGTGCCCGACGACGTGAAGGTCGGCCCGGGCGTGGACATGATCGCGCCCATGCCGATGGACCGGATGCACTTCCCCGGCCTCGGCCTAGACAATGTCTCGCACCGCGTGCTGCGCTACACCGACCTCAAGGCGAAGCGGATGAACCCGCACCGTGAGGTCGACCGGGAGATGGAGATCCATCTCACCGGCAACATGGAACGCTACATGTGGAGCTTCGACGGCAGGAAATTTACCGCCGTTACCGACGATCCGATCCGCTTCGGCTACGACGAGCGGGTGCGGGTGAAGCTGGTCAACCAGACCATGATGGCGCACCCGATCCACCTGCACGGTCATTTTTTCGAGCTCGTCAACGGCGCCGACCACATGCACCAGCCGCTCAAGCACACGGTGGTCGTGCAACCGGGCGGCACCGCCACCTTCGACCTGACCGCGAACGAGCCGGGCGACTGGGCCTTCCACTGCCACCTGCTCTATCACATGCATGCCGGCATGATGCAGGTGGTGACCGTGCGGCCCTTCCCCGCAGGAGGCGGGGCATGA
- a CDS encoding metal-sensitive transcriptional regulator, whose translation MSATNTSTAKTADGKTAKINRLNRIAGQVRGLAQMIEDDRYCMDVLHQMQAVKSALAKVETQVLKDHAACCVAEAIASGDEADQREKFEELVELFAKRR comes from the coding sequence ATGAGCGCAACAAATACGAGCACCGCAAAAACGGCAGACGGGAAGACCGCGAAGATCAACCGGCTGAACCGGATCGCGGGGCAGGTGCGCGGCCTCGCGCAGATGATCGAGGACGATCGTTACTGCATGGACGTGCTGCACCAGATGCAGGCGGTCAAATCGGCGCTCGCCAAGGTGGAGACGCAGGTCCTGAAGGATCACGCCGCCTGCTGCGTGGCCGAAGCCATCGCCAGCGGCGACGAAGCCGACCAGCGCGAGAAATTCGAAGAGCTGGTCGAGCTGTTCGCCAAGCGGCGCTGA
- a CDS encoding DUF305 domain-containing protein produces MASENATTNDRQHQSKWPTFAAMIATSIVTMFVLKYSNVYEAGHIWFSQTRMWMALMMGMAMIVIMLGFMWGMYKTFITKVLVMAGAVLGFILFLFLARSQATVDDEAWMKAMIPHHSIAVLTSRRAEISDPRVRELADAIIEAQVKEIAQMEMLLEDIEENGEQGDGTALPPRTAELTAELRRKAREDAGLTGAE; encoded by the coding sequence ATGGCTAGCGAAAACGCGACCACGAACGATCGGCAACACCAGAGCAAGTGGCCGACCTTTGCGGCCATGATCGCGACGTCCATCGTCACGATGTTCGTGCTCAAATATTCGAACGTCTACGAGGCCGGGCACATCTGGTTCAGCCAGACCCGCATGTGGATGGCGCTGATGATGGGCATGGCGATGATCGTCATCATGCTCGGCTTCATGTGGGGCATGTACAAGACCTTCATAACGAAGGTGCTGGTCATGGCGGGCGCGGTACTGGGCTTCATCCTGTTCCTGTTTCTCGCGCGCAGCCAGGCGACGGTCGACGACGAGGCATGGATGAAGGCGATGATCCCGCATCACTCGATCGCCGTGCTGACCAGTCGCCGCGCCGAAATCAGCGATCCGCGCGTGCGCGAACTCGCCGATGCGATCATCGAGGCGCAGGTGAAGGAAATCGCGCAGATGGAAATGCTGCTCGAAGATATCGAGGAGAACGGCGAACAGGGCGATGGAACCGCCCTCCCCCCTCGTACCGCCGAGCTGACGGCAGAGTTGCGCCGAAAGGCCCGCGAGGATGCCGGCTTGACCGGCGCCGAATAG
- a CDS encoding ATP-binding protein — MTDQTIDGTPEKHIFRGMIADYDMRTGLCELIDNALDFWGAGGRRSKVTIDLVLDAARQIITVKDDAGGVREEDLRLLIAPGASREASEENRIGIFGVGGKRAGVALGELVEIRSRHGNGRSFKIRIDDEWLQDESWDIGYGDCAQIEAGTTIVEVSKLRQPFGKADVDRMARSLGEIYGRFIGPDCEIRLNGAAVDGLTFEVWSYPPDYPPRTLGFTIKPDGERDLQVVMNAGLIGDRDPEGENYGVYIYCNDRLIVKEMRERDVGYFVTGEAGVPHPDASLCRVIVRLEGSPELMPWNSSKSGVNIAHPSFMQLRANVIALVSYYSKLSRRLKNTWEEDVFAHSVGEVEVVDADEIIDGARLVLPKLPRGRRASYLERARQLNATIMADQPVTVGLVEAMVMVDSVKRVKVETRNRAALILLDSNFEIALKEFIVTNKAAFPPKAYSDKQIKAILGQRTTVIKEVRGKISGLTPAMVTKAEFYYGLRNKLIHERTTVPISDREVDDYRKLVEEVLELLFGLSFPTG, encoded by the coding sequence GTGACGGACCAGACGATCGACGGGACGCCCGAGAAGCACATCTTTCGCGGTATGATCGCGGATTACGATATGCGCACCGGCCTGTGCGAGCTGATCGATAATGCGCTGGATTTCTGGGGCGCTGGCGGCCGCAGATCCAAGGTTACTATCGATCTGGTTCTAGACGCTGCGCGGCAGATCATCACGGTGAAGGACGACGCCGGAGGGGTTAGGGAGGAAGATCTGCGGCTGCTGATCGCGCCGGGTGCGAGTCGCGAGGCGTCTGAGGAGAACCGGATCGGGATCTTTGGTGTCGGCGGCAAGCGGGCCGGAGTTGCTCTGGGCGAGCTGGTTGAGATCCGTTCCCGTCATGGGAATGGTCGCAGTTTCAAGATCAGGATCGACGACGAGTGGCTGCAGGACGAAAGCTGGGACATCGGCTATGGCGACTGCGCCCAGATTGAGGCCGGAACGACAATCGTTGAGGTGTCGAAGCTCCGCCAGCCGTTCGGGAAGGCCGATGTCGACCGCATGGCTAGGAGCCTCGGCGAGATTTATGGCCGCTTCATCGGACCAGACTGCGAGATCAGGCTCAACGGCGCGGCGGTCGATGGACTGACTTTCGAAGTTTGGTCGTATCCGCCCGATTATCCGCCGCGCACGCTAGGCTTTACCATCAAACCTGACGGCGAGCGCGATCTCCAGGTGGTGATGAACGCGGGGCTTATCGGGGACCGCGACCCTGAGGGCGAAAACTACGGCGTTTACATCTATTGCAATGACCGATTGATCGTGAAGGAGATGCGTGAGCGCGACGTCGGATACTTTGTTACCGGAGAGGCCGGCGTGCCGCACCCTGACGCATCGTTGTGCCGGGTGATCGTGCGTCTCGAGGGCAGCCCGGAGCTTATGCCGTGGAATAGCAGTAAGAGCGGCGTGAATATCGCGCACCCCTCGTTCATGCAGCTCCGGGCAAATGTGATCGCGCTCGTCAGCTACTACAGCAAGTTGTCGCGCCGGCTAAAGAACACATGGGAGGAGGACGTCTTCGCGCACTCAGTCGGAGAGGTCGAGGTAGTCGACGCCGACGAGATCATCGACGGGGCGAGGCTGGTTTTGCCAAAGCTCCCGCGGGGACGGCGCGCGTCATATCTCGAGAGAGCGCGACAGCTCAACGCGACCATCATGGCAGACCAGCCGGTTACCGTTGGGCTGGTCGAGGCCATGGTGATGGTCGACTCTGTGAAGCGTGTGAAGGTTGAAACGCGCAACCGCGCGGCGCTAATCCTCCTGGACAGCAACTTTGAGATCGCCCTTAAGGAGTTCATCGTCACGAACAAGGCCGCCTTCCCTCCCAAGGCTTATAGCGACAAGCAGATCAAAGCGATCCTCGGTCAACGAACGACCGTTATCAAAGAAGTGCGAGGGAAGATTTCCGGCCTGACGCCGGCGATGGTGACGAAAGCCGAGTTCTACTACGGACTGCGCAACAAGCTAATACACGAGAGGACGACGGTGCCGATCAGCGACCGCGAGGTGGATGACTACCGGAAGCTGGTCGAAGAAGTCCTAGAGCTATTGTTTGGCCTCTCTTTCCCGACAGGCTGA